Proteins from one Mercurialis annua linkage group LG7, ddMerAnnu1.2, whole genome shotgun sequence genomic window:
- the LOC126656988 gene encoding uncharacterized protein LOC126656988, with translation MGGENFQAGNRGPPNQGNFHNYRPQHPPSFQQHRNADEGSEIDKLIEEVRAGGLPSTTESNPREQVKAIELRSGKELDDPHVSKESAIDLTTSTKEEEVTELPCVKPPPPPPFVPKVPFPGRLKKTSDNQKFHKFSEIFKKLQINISFADALREMPQYAKFLKEVITKKRSWDDKGTISLTENCSSLILSDLPTKLKDPGTNIDYASLADHSLKNPYGVAEDVLVKVDKFIFPVDLVVLNYAADKTCPMILGRPFMNTGRALIDVHAGKLTLRIDDDKFDMKRIMRNTFEEEEFMRLDVIDGIVEEIFPVSKVTFHSDETYETTGEKYSKEVEPKAENLIRRESVTPPSFITPPKFELKTLPSHLQYAFLGDNMTLPIIISNNLLETQEARVVKVVKQHILAIGWKISDIRGISPSVVMHKIHLESESRASAQRQRRLNPNMKEVVHKEIVKLLDARIIYPISDSAWVSPIQCVPKKGGMTVIENEKGEQISTRMTNLVLNWEKCHFMVEEGIVLGHKISKDGIEVDRAKTEIFEKLPPPTTVKGVRAFLGHAWFYRRFIKKNSSIARPLTNLLVKDIPYEFTNGFLVAFSRLKEALISAPIISSPDWTLPFELMCDASDIALGCVLGQRKEKKLHVIHYACQTLAGAQLNYTTTEKEMLSMMFALDKFPSYLLFSKVIIYTDHATFRYLFANQDAKPRLIQWVLLMQEFYIAIRDKKGTENVVADHLSRLDIPEPILSSVEINETFLDEMFMVLLEVEMPWYADIVNYLSSEIMPPDLTYHQKKKFLSDAKRFLWEEPYLF, from the exons ATGGGAGGAGAAAATTTTCAAGCGGGAAACCGTGGTCCACCTAACCAAGGCAACTTCCACAACTATCGACCACAACATCCTCCCAGTTTTCAGCAACATCGGAATGCGGATGAAGGGAGCGAAATTGACaagcttattgaggaagttagaGCCG GTGGTCTACCATCTACAACGGAATCAAATCCGAGGGAGCAAGTAAAAGCCATTGAACTTCGAAGCGGGAAAGAACTTGATGATCCACATGTAAGTAAAGAGAGTGCAATTGATCTTACAACGAGCACGAAAGAGGAGGAAGTAACCGAACTTCCATGTGTCAAgccgccacctcctcctccattcGTACCAAAAGTCCCTTTTCCGGGACGATTAAAGAAGACGTCGGACaaccaaaaattccataaattttCGGAAATCTTCAAGAAACTCCAAATCAACATAAGCTTTGCGGATGCCTTGCGTGAGATGCCTCAATACGCAAAATTTCTCAAAGAGGTCATAACGAAGAAAAGGAGTTGGGACGATAAAGGCACAATTTCTCTAACGGAGAATTGTAGTTCACTCATCCTTAGTGACTTGCCCACCAAGcttaaggacccaggga CAAACATTGATTATGCTTCATTGGCGGACCATTCACTAAAAAATCCATACGGAGTGGCGGAAGATGTTTTAGTTAAAGTAGACaagttcatctttccggtggatttggTCGTACTTAACTATGCGGCGGATAAAACATGCCCTATGATTCTTGGGCGTCCCTTCATGAACACGGGAAGGGCATTGATAGATGTGCACGCCGGAAAACTCACTTTGCGTATCGATGACGACAAG ttCGATATGAAAAGGATCATGCGAAATACTTTTGAAGAGGAAGAATTCATGAGATTGGATGTGATTGATGGAATCGTGGAGGAAATTTTCCCGGTTTCAAAAGTCACATTCCATTCCGATGAGACATATGAGACCACCGGAGAAAAATATTCCAAGGAAGTTGAGCCGAAAGccgaaaatttgattagaagagAAAGCGTCACACCACCTTCTTTTATTACTCCACCAAAATTTGAGCTAAAAACGCTACCTTCTCACTTACAGTATGCGTTTCTAGGCGACAACATGACACTTCCCATCATCATCTCGAACAACTTGTTAGAAACACAAGAAGCAAGAGTTGTCAAAGTGGtaaagcaacatatattggcgATTGGTTGGAAAATTTCAGACATACGAGGAATTAGTCCATCGGTGGTAATGCACAAGATCCATCTAGAAAGTGAGTCAAGAGCCTCGGCCCAAAGACAACGACGCTTGAATCCAAACATGAAAGAGGTGGTGCACAAAGAGATAGTAAAGCTTCTCGATGCCCGAATTATATACCCCATATCCGATAGTgcgtgggttagtcccattcaatgtgtTCCAAAGAAAGGGGGGATGACGGTGATTGAAAACGAGAAGGGTGAGCAAATTTCCACAAGGATG ACCAATTTAGTTTTGAATTGGGAGAAGTGTCATTTCATGGTAGAGGAAGGAATTGTCTTGGGACATAAAATCTCCAAGGATGGAATTGAAGTAGATAGAGCAAAAACGGAAATCTTTGAGAAACTACCACCGCCAACTACCGTAAAGGGAGTTCGTGCTTTCCTAGGGCACGCCTGGTTTTATCGacgatttatcaaaaaaaattcttcaattGCTCGTCCTTTAACTAATTTGCTTGTTAAAGATATTCCTTATGAATTTACTAATGGTTTCCTTGTTGCTTTTTCTAGGTTAAAAGAAGCACTTATCTCGGCCCCAATTATTTCATCACCCGATTGGACTCTTCCTTTCGAACTTATGTGTGATGCAAGTGATATAGCACTCGGGTGCGTATTGGGGCAACGGAAGGAAAAGAAGCTTCATGTGATACACTATGCATGCCAAACATTGGCAGGTGCCcaactcaattacaccaccaccgaaaaagagatgctATCTATGATGTTCGCATTGGACAAATTTCCGTCGTACTTACTTTTCTCTAAGGTTATCATATATACGGACCATGCGACCTTTCGATACCTTTTTGCAAATCAAGATGCTAAACCGAGATTAATCCAATGGGTGCTTCTCATGCAAGAGTTCTACATCGCGATTCGTGACAAGAAAGGAACGGAGAACGTCGTCGCCGACCACTTATCAAGGTTAGACATTCCGGAACCAATTTTAAGTAGCGTGGAGATTAATGAAACGTTTCTGGATGAGATGTTTATGGTACTTTTGGAGGTAGAGATGCCATGGTATGCGGATATCGTAAACTATCTATCTTCGGAAATCATGCCACCGGACTTGACTTACCACCAAAAGAAGAAATTCTTGAGCGATGCTAAACGGTTTCTATGGGAGGAACCGTACCTCTTCTAG